From Myxococcales bacterium, one genomic window encodes:
- a CDS encoding AbrB/MazE/SpoVT family DNA-binding domain-containing protein, whose amino-acid sequence MRITTKGQVTIPQEIREELGLLPNTEVTFDIVDGEARLRKVTRGGKLSRGDGVLAHLRSVRPSNKLSTDEIMALMRGKS is encoded by the coding sequence ATGCGCATCACCACGAAGGGTCAGGTCACGATCCCGCAGGAGATTCGGGAAGAGCTGGGCCTCCTCCCGAACACTGAGGTCACCTTCGACATCGTCGACGGCGAGGCGCGGCTCCGCAAAGTGACGCGTGGTGGCAAGCTCTCGCGCGGCGACGGAGTGCTGGCCCATCTCCGCAGCGTGCGCCCCTCGAACAAGCTCTCCACGGACGAGATCATGGCGCTCATGCGCGGCAAGTCGTGA
- a CDS encoding type II toxin-antitoxin system VapC family toxin has translation MKTLVDTNVLLDIITRDPKWLSWSEVALREAAERSTLAINPIVFAEVSMKFDRIEAADAALVDFVREPLPYEAGFLAGKAFLAYRRRGGEKRSPMPDFYVGAHAVIGRMTLLTRDAARYRTYFPGLKVIAP, from the coding sequence TTGAAGACGCTCGTCGACACGAACGTGCTCCTCGACATCATCACGCGCGATCCGAAGTGGCTCTCGTGGTCCGAGGTCGCGCTCCGCGAGGCCGCGGAGCGGTCCACACTGGCCATCAACCCGATCGTGTTCGCCGAGGTGAGCATGAAGTTCGACCGTATCGAGGCCGCGGACGCGGCGCTCGTCGACTTCGTGCGCGAGCCGCTGCCCTACGAAGCCGGGTTTCTCGCTGGGAAGGCCTTCCTCGCCTACAGGCGCCGCGGCGGGGAGAAGCGCTCGCCCATGCCCGACTTCTACGTGGGCGCCCACGCGGTCATCGGGCGCATGACCCTACTCACCCGCGACGCGGCTCGGTACCGGACCTACTTCCCAGGGCTCAAGGTCATCGCTCCGTAG